In Agromyces sp. G08B096, a genomic segment contains:
- a CDS encoding DNA polymerase IV yields the protein MLHVDLDQFVAAVEVLRRPELAGRPVVVGGRGDPTERAVVSTASYEAREFGVGSGMPLRIAARKAPDAVFLPVDAPAYTAASEEVMAALRAQPGAVVQVLGWDEAFVGVRTEDPEAYARRLQEAVFEATRLHCSVGIGDTLVRAKVATGFGKPRGVARLTAANWLEVMGPRPTRELWGVGAKVSKRLAALGITTVAELAAADPAVLAAEFGPRMGPWYGELGRGEGASEVDDTPWVARGHSRETTYQQDLEDPGQVEAALRELAERVLDDVAAEGRPVVGLTLKVRYAPFETKVFTKRIHETGDRSVVLDRLLDLSARIEPGRGIRLLGVRAEMTMPEDAREGHTPTRGGW from the coding sequence GTGCTGCACGTCGACCTCGACCAGTTCGTCGCGGCCGTCGAGGTGCTGCGGCGCCCGGAGCTCGCCGGCCGGCCCGTCGTCGTCGGCGGCCGCGGCGACCCGACGGAGCGCGCCGTCGTCTCGACGGCGTCGTACGAGGCGCGCGAGTTCGGCGTGGGGTCGGGGATGCCGCTGCGCATCGCCGCCCGCAAGGCGCCCGACGCCGTGTTCCTGCCGGTGGATGCCCCGGCGTACACGGCGGCCTCGGAGGAGGTCATGGCCGCGCTCCGCGCACAGCCCGGCGCGGTGGTGCAGGTGCTCGGCTGGGACGAGGCGTTCGTCGGCGTGCGCACCGAGGACCCCGAGGCGTACGCCCGACGGCTGCAGGAGGCGGTGTTCGAGGCGACCCGGCTGCACTGCAGCGTCGGCATCGGCGACACGCTGGTGCGCGCGAAGGTGGCGACGGGCTTCGGCAAGCCGCGCGGGGTGGCCCGGCTCACTGCGGCGAACTGGCTCGAGGTCATGGGCCCTCGGCCGACGAGGGAGCTCTGGGGCGTCGGCGCGAAGGTCTCGAAGCGTCTGGCGGCGCTCGGCATCACGACGGTCGCGGAGCTCGCCGCCGCCGATCCGGCGGTGCTCGCGGCCGAGTTCGGCCCGCGCATGGGCCCCTGGTACGGCGAGCTCGGCCGCGGCGAGGGGGCGAGCGAGGTGGATGACACGCCCTGGGTCGCGCGCGGCCACAGCCGGGAGACGACCTACCAGCAGGACCTCGAGGACCCCGGCCAGGTCGAGGCCGCGCTCCGCGAGCTGGCCGAGCGCGTGCTCGACGACGTCGCCGCGGAGGGCCGGCCGGTGGTAGGGCTGACGCTGAAGGTGCGCTACGCCCCGTTCGAGACGAAGGTGTTCACGAAGCGGATCCACGAGACCGGCGATCGCTCGGTCGTGCTCGACCGGCTGCTCGACCTCTCGGCACGCATCGAGCCAGGGCGTGGCATCCGCCTGCTCGGCGTGCGTGCCGAGATGACGATGCCCGAGGACGCCCGTGAGGGGCACACGCCCACGCGCGGCGGGTGGTGA
- a CDS encoding LamG-like jellyroll fold domain-containing protein encodes MTLVPPRHRAAPRRGIRSLAAGAALAAAGALLTAPTLATAAEAEPGELGSRFTLAVLPDTQFYSRYSADQFVPRYGSDPFAVQTEWLAEHRDELNIPFVAHLGDVVDQVNRGVEWQAADRAMDTLDEAGMPYSILAGNHDVRNSRDDWYDTDYDLAAEPYLQWFGTSRAEAVPGYGGSDPTGFNRYHVFEAQGQEFLVLALGWRSSDASLAWAQGVLDAHPTLPTILTTHSLINIDADAVTARLDAYGERLWERLIRGNDQIFLTFNGHFHGSTRYTRANDAGHEVTHILMDHQMAYEGGNGYLGLVEFDLGAGRISVQTASPWVVQKPQESLTSYDQPFLEAANQQYTLDIDFAERFAGFAPDFETGPADQPSLTQVARDLLLDGFEGPDPIGLAQPGSRDDFVEVDGTVAHWRFGAQGEGPVAEGQTFEDVAGDADLARVAIADSGSGTAQPGDVAVVTDANPFSSDGAAICFANADQRTDRFSYLATAADAPVNDLRFEQGYTIETFLKVDPSWTSEANAWSKAIVRSGNRSQLPGMPWSQWDYTASPAALGISNLKEFQWTEVPVTTTKGDRTSWSGEIILDRWVHVALVNDSATSRTTMYVDGAPVLRNATDVLGQSVNGGMPWIFGADWVDDAARNGWNGCIGETRVIDHPTTPDQWLTARPSLEGFAAEVPSGQLPAGSTVEAIEGAGTPGATVTLTGGLEGEAVVDDSGAWRIELGTPAVSGVGGGAGVAAMAVGAGGIRAALSEPGVYEFELRQGFGTRVSDPITGSFTIAAAPVDPGTGPGAGPGAGGGGAPDGRAGSTTAGGSERDLASTGFEGAWVGGLALLLLAAGGAALVVVRRRARAAAE; translated from the coding sequence GTGACGCTCGTTCCCCCACGCCACCGGGCCGCACCGCGGCGCGGCATCCGCTCGCTCGCCGCCGGTGCCGCGCTCGCCGCGGCCGGTGCCCTGCTCACCGCCCCCACGCTCGCCACGGCGGCCGAAGCCGAGCCGGGCGAACTCGGCTCTCGGTTCACGCTCGCCGTGCTGCCCGACACCCAGTTCTACTCCCGCTATTCGGCCGACCAGTTCGTGCCGCGGTACGGCAGCGATCCGTTCGCCGTGCAGACGGAGTGGCTCGCCGAACACCGCGACGAGCTGAACATCCCGTTCGTCGCCCACCTCGGCGACGTCGTCGACCAGGTGAACCGGGGCGTCGAGTGGCAGGCGGCCGATCGCGCCATGGACACGCTCGACGAGGCGGGCATGCCGTACTCGATCCTCGCCGGCAACCACGACGTGCGGAACTCGCGCGATGACTGGTACGACACCGACTACGACCTCGCCGCCGAGCCCTACCTGCAGTGGTTCGGCACGTCGCGCGCCGAGGCGGTCCCCGGCTACGGCGGCAGCGACCCGACCGGCTTCAACCGGTATCACGTGTTCGAGGCCCAGGGTCAGGAGTTCCTCGTGCTCGCGCTCGGCTGGCGCTCTTCCGACGCGTCCCTCGCCTGGGCGCAGGGCGTGCTCGACGCCCACCCGACCCTGCCGACCATCCTCACGACGCACTCGCTGATCAACATCGACGCCGACGCGGTGACCGCGCGCCTCGACGCGTACGGCGAGCGGCTCTGGGAGCGGCTCATCCGGGGCAACGACCAGATCTTCCTCACCTTCAACGGCCACTTCCACGGGTCCACCCGTTACACCCGCGCGAACGACGCCGGCCACGAGGTGACGCATATCCTCATGGACCACCAGATGGCCTACGAGGGCGGCAACGGCTACCTCGGGCTCGTCGAGTTCGACCTGGGCGCCGGTCGCATCTCCGTGCAGACGGCGTCGCCCTGGGTGGTGCAGAAGCCGCAGGAGTCGCTCACCTCGTACGACCAGCCGTTCCTGGAGGCGGCGAACCAGCAGTACACGCTGGATATCGACTTCGCCGAGCGCTTCGCCGGCTTCGCGCCCGACTTCGAGACCGGTCCGGCCGACCAGCCCTCGCTCACCCAGGTCGCGCGCGACCTGCTGCTCGACGGCTTCGAGGGCCCCGACCCGATCGGTCTGGCGCAGCCGGGCTCGCGCGACGACTTCGTCGAGGTCGACGGCACGGTCGCCCACTGGCGGTTCGGCGCACAGGGCGAAGGCCCAGTGGCAGAGGGACAGACGTTCGAGGATGTCGCGGGCGACGCGGACCTCGCCCGGGTCGCGATCGCCGACTCCGGGTCGGGCACCGCCCAGCCGGGCGACGTGGCGGTCGTCACCGACGCGAACCCGTTCTCGTCGGACGGCGCCGCGATCTGCTTCGCGAACGCCGACCAGCGCACCGACCGGTTCAGCTATCTCGCCACCGCCGCGGATGCCCCCGTCAACGACCTGCGGTTCGAGCAGGGCTACACGATCGAGACGTTCCTGAAGGTCGACCCGTCGTGGACCTCGGAGGCGAACGCCTGGTCGAAGGCCATCGTCCGCAGCGGCAACCGCTCGCAGCTGCCCGGCATGCCCTGGTCGCAGTGGGACTACACCGCGTCGCCGGCCGCGCTCGGCATCTCCAACCTGAAGGAGTTCCAATGGACCGAGGTGCCGGTCACGACCACGAAGGGCGACCGGACCTCCTGGTCGGGTGAGATCATCCTCGACCGCTGGGTGCACGTCGCACTCGTGAACGACTCGGCGACGTCCCGCACCACGATGTACGTCGACGGCGCGCCCGTACTCCGCAACGCCACCGACGTGCTCGGCCAGAGCGTCAACGGCGGCATGCCGTGGATCTTCGGGGCCGACTGGGTCGACGACGCGGCACGCAACGGCTGGAACGGCTGCATCGGCGAGACGCGCGTGATCGACCACCCGACGACGCCCGATCAATGGCTGACGGCGCGGCCCTCGCTCGAGGGTTTCGCGGCCGAGGTGCCGAGCGGCCAGCTGCCCGCCGGCTCGACGGTCGAGGCGATCGAGGGCGCCGGCACGCCGGGCGCGACCGTGACGCTGACCGGCGGGCTCGAGGGCGAGGCGGTCGTCGACGACTCGGGCGCCTGGCGCATCGAGCTCGGCACGCCGGCGGTGTCCGGCGTCGGTGGCGGCGCGGGGGTCGCGGCGATGGCCGTCGGGGCGGGCGGCATCCGTGCCGCGCTCTCCGAGCCGGGCGTCTACGAGTTCGAGCTGCGGCAGGGCTTCGGCACCCGGGTGTCCGACCCGATCACGGGGTCGTTCACGATCGCGGCCGCGCCGGTCGACCCCGGCACCGGTCCCGGTGCCGGACCGGGCGCGGGCGGCGGCGGCGCTCCGGATGGCAGAGCCGGCTCGACGACCGCCGGCGGAAGCGAGCGCGACCTCGCCTCGACCGGCTTCGAGGGAGCGTGGGTCGGCGGCCTCGCGCTGCTGCTGCTCGCCGCGGGCGGTGCCGCGCTCGTCGTGGTGCGGCGCCGCGCACGCGCCGCCGCCGAGTAG
- a CDS encoding DUF2510 domain-containing protein — translation MTDGTGQQIAAGWYPDPAGSGGQRWWDGTGWTSHVAPPVVAPASAAAAPAAPVAPPAPAAPAAQPYRPELVGGDIQVPASTPTGTVWIWLLIFVPLVSLLPLFLWDPLSSMSGALTQPYAAPFATFLDPGYLLITGLSWVVYGVSVWFAFLDSAALARLGYARRFHWAWTFLSSLVYVIGRSVVVRRQAGGRGLGPLWTVVAVNVAAFCVSIVWIIWVTVRIFEFSMASALTTY, via the coding sequence ATGACCGACGGCACCGGACAGCAGATCGCGGCGGGCTGGTACCCCGACCCCGCGGGCTCGGGAGGGCAACGCTGGTGGGACGGCACCGGCTGGACGTCGCACGTCGCGCCGCCGGTCGTGGCCCCGGCCTCGGCCGCGGCCGCGCCCGCCGCCCCGGTGGCTCCGCCGGCTCCTGCAGCTCCCGCTGCTCAGCCGTACCGGCCGGAGCTGGTCGGCGGAGACATCCAGGTGCCGGCGTCGACGCCGACCGGTACCGTGTGGATTTGGCTGCTCATCTTCGTGCCGCTCGTGTCCCTCCTCCCGCTGTTCCTCTGGGACCCCCTCAGCTCGATGTCGGGTGCGCTCACTCAGCCGTACGCAGCCCCGTTCGCGACGTTCCTCGACCCGGGGTACCTCCTGATCACTGGGCTGAGCTGGGTCGTCTACGGGGTTAGCGTGTGGTTCGCCTTCCTCGACTCCGCGGCGCTCGCCCGCCTGGGGTACGCCCGCCGATTCCACTGGGCGTGGACGTTCCTCTCCTCGCTCGTATACGTCATCGGGCGGAGCGTCGTCGTGCGGCGACAGGCCGGCGGCCGCGGGCTCGGGCCGCTCTGGACGGTCGTCGCCGTCAACGTGGCCGCGTTCTGCGTCTCGATCGTGTGGATCATCTGGGTGACGGTGCGCATCTTCGAGTTCAGCATGGCGTCGGCGCTCACGACCTACTGA
- a CDS encoding alpha/beta hydrolase — translation MTETSLPVLFLSGAGLQPWIWDDVRASLPSTSAVAPRPTDPDASLSDHVAAALDAAPAERFAVVAHSIGGVVGLELARRAPDRVAAVLGLAAAVPAPGDSFVSAMPAPNRWLLAAMLRLAGTRPPESAIRRGVAAGIPEATADRLVAEFAPESSRLYLDRTGDGPFTAARGYLGTTRDPEFPAALQRRFAQRLGEHWSGELPSGHLPMLECPDRTSAAIQTFLDADRAGAGRPAA, via the coding sequence ATGACCGAAACCAGCCTTCCCGTCCTCTTCCTCAGCGGTGCCGGCCTCCAGCCGTGGATCTGGGACGACGTCCGCGCGTCGCTCCCGTCCACGAGCGCGGTCGCGCCCCGGCCTACAGACCCGGATGCCTCCCTGTCCGACCACGTCGCAGCCGCACTGGATGCCGCCCCCGCCGAGCGGTTCGCCGTCGTCGCCCACTCCATCGGCGGCGTCGTGGGCCTGGAGCTCGCGCGGCGCGCGCCCGACCGGGTCGCCGCGGTCCTCGGGCTCGCCGCGGCCGTCCCGGCGCCGGGCGACTCGTTCGTGTCGGCGATGCCCGCGCCCAACCGCTGGCTGCTCGCGGCGATGCTCCGCCTCGCGGGCACCCGGCCGCCGGAGTCCGCCATCCGCCGGGGCGTCGCCGCGGGAATCCCGGAGGCGACCGCCGACCGGCTCGTCGCCGAGTTCGCCCCCGAGTCGTCGAGGCTCTACCTCGACCGCACCGGTGACGGCCCGTTCACCGCCGCCCGCGGCTACCTCGGCACGACGCGAGACCCGGAGTTCCCCGCCGCGCTGCAGCGCCGGTTCGCGCAGCGGCTCGGCGAGCACTGGAGCGGCGAGCTCCCGTCGGGACACCTGCCCATGCTCGAGTGCCCGGATCGCACCTCGGCCGCCATTCAGACCTTCCTCGACGCGGATCGAGCCGGCGCCGGGCGGCCCGCGGCCTGA
- a CDS encoding WYL domain-containing protein → MNRTDRLYALREELRRAGEAGRTAERLAETFEVSVRTVKRDISSLQQGGFPVWARPGPGGGYVVDRHATLPPANFTESEIAGLAAAVSAHRGQPFEQHARLVLTKALGLLGAAARTRAEALTSRVWIDADSEASEAAARGGIERALSEMRIVSLRVRDRDGGLTEHRVDPILLARTRGHWYFVGHSDTVGAIRWFRLDRIDRASPTSEPASGIPVSEVGAPPATAAPLSAF, encoded by the coding sequence ATGAATCGCACCGACCGGCTCTACGCGCTCCGCGAGGAGCTCCGCCGCGCCGGGGAGGCCGGGCGCACCGCGGAACGACTGGCCGAGACGTTCGAGGTGAGCGTCCGCACCGTGAAGCGCGACATCTCCTCGCTGCAGCAGGGCGGCTTCCCCGTGTGGGCGAGGCCCGGGCCGGGCGGCGGGTACGTCGTCGACCGGCACGCGACCCTCCCGCCGGCGAACTTCACCGAGTCCGAGATCGCCGGGCTCGCCGCGGCCGTGTCGGCCCACCGCGGACAGCCGTTCGAACAGCACGCCCGACTGGTCCTCACGAAGGCCCTCGGACTGCTGGGCGCAGCGGCGAGAACTCGCGCCGAAGCGCTCACCAGCCGGGTCTGGATCGACGCCGACTCCGAAGCCTCCGAAGCCGCCGCACGAGGCGGCATCGAGCGCGCCCTGAGCGAGATGCGCATCGTCTCGCTCCGCGTGCGCGACCGCGATGGGGGCCTCACCGAGCACCGCGTCGACCCCATCCTCCTGGCCCGCACCCGCGGCCACTGGTATTTCGTCGGCCACTCCGACACGGTCGGCGCGATCCGCTGGTTCCGGCTCGACCGCATCGACCGGGCCAGCCCGACGAGCGAGCCGGCGTCGGGCATCCCCGTCAGCGAGGTGGGTGCTCCGCCCGCGACCGCCGCTCCCCTCAGTGCGTTCTGA
- a CDS encoding saccharopine dehydrogenase NADP-binding domain-containing protein, giving the protein MQQHTEGHAASAGSADGRGILVYGAYGHTGRFVVDELLRRGRRPVLAGRDAAALERLAEAHGLEARAADVTDAAALDDAMRDVAVVVNCAGPFALTAGPLLEAALRRGAAYVDVAAEIEANEDTFSRFGAQAGAEHAVVVPAMAFFGGLGDLLATVAADDWEDADEVLVAYGLSGWRPTVGTRAAGAVSRERRDGRHVTYREGGLQYGDDLSETTEWDFPEAGARQVRSHFSMADIVTIPKHLRVPEVTCFMTVDAVTQLISPETPGPDSSDERGRSEQTFVVDVVVRRGTEQRRAAAWGRDIYAITGPLAVTAVERILEGRTRTTGVASAGAMFDAASFLDELRPDLSWSLQQASAVQAVR; this is encoded by the coding sequence GTGCAGCAGCACACGGAGGGGCACGCCGCGTCGGCGGGCTCCGCAGACGGCCGGGGCATCCTGGTCTACGGGGCATACGGGCACACCGGGCGATTCGTGGTCGACGAACTCCTCCGACGCGGACGTCGGCCGGTGCTCGCCGGGCGCGACGCTGCGGCGCTCGAGCGACTCGCCGAGGCGCATGGTCTCGAGGCGCGGGCCGCCGACGTGACCGATGCCGCCGCGCTCGACGACGCGATGAGGGATGTCGCGGTCGTCGTCAACTGCGCCGGGCCGTTCGCGCTGACCGCGGGACCGCTGCTCGAGGCGGCGCTGAGGCGAGGCGCCGCCTACGTCGACGTCGCCGCCGAGATCGAGGCGAACGAGGACACCTTCAGCCGATTCGGGGCTCAGGCGGGCGCGGAGCATGCGGTCGTCGTCCCGGCGATGGCCTTCTTCGGAGGGTTGGGCGACCTGCTCGCGACAGTCGCCGCAGACGACTGGGAGGACGCCGACGAGGTGCTCGTCGCGTACGGTCTGAGCGGCTGGCGGCCGACCGTCGGCACGCGCGCCGCCGGCGCGGTCTCCCGGGAGCGACGCGACGGGCGCCACGTCACCTACCGCGAGGGCGGCCTCCAGTACGGCGACGACCTGTCGGAGACGACCGAGTGGGACTTCCCCGAGGCCGGCGCACGCCAGGTGCGGAGCCACTTCTCGATGGCCGACATCGTCACCATCCCGAAGCACCTGCGCGTGCCCGAGGTGACCTGCTTCATGACCGTCGACGCGGTGACGCAGCTCATCTCGCCCGAGACTCCGGGCCCAGACAGCTCCGACGAGCGGGGCCGATCGGAGCAGACCTTCGTCGTCGACGTCGTGGTCCGCCGCGGAACGGAGCAGCGCCGTGCCGCCGCCTGGGGTCGCGACATCTACGCCATCACCGGCCCGCTCGCCGTCACAGCGGTCGAGCGCATCCTCGAAGGCCGGACTCGCACCACGGGGGTCGCCTCGGCCGGCGCCATGTTCGACGCGGCGAGCTTCCTCGACGAGCTGAGGCCCGACCTCAGCTGGTCGCTGCAGCAGGCGTCCGCGGTTCAGGCGGTGCGGTAG
- a CDS encoding NAD(P)H-dependent oxidoreductase, with translation MIRLAIVLGSTRTHRRGAAVADWALATARRTAPEGVELELVDIADFALPVLDEPAPGAWGIYAHEHTRRWSEAIDSFDGYLFVTPEYNHGVPGPFKNAIDFLFAEWHHKAVGFVSYGVNGGVRAVEQLRQVAAELHLAVVRSQVVLNTYTDFDYRGVDLGDPTATGVFAPDARHADDLARVVDEVATWSRALRPIRTPALTA, from the coding sequence ATGATCCGTCTCGCCATCGTGCTCGGCAGTACCCGCACCCACCGCCGCGGTGCGGCCGTCGCCGACTGGGCCCTCGCCACCGCGCGCCGGACGGCGCCCGAGGGCGTCGAGCTCGAACTCGTCGATATCGCCGATTTCGCCCTCCCGGTCCTCGACGAACCCGCTCCGGGTGCGTGGGGGATCTACGCCCACGAGCACACCCGACGGTGGTCGGAGGCGATCGACTCGTTCGACGGGTACCTCTTCGTGACCCCCGAGTACAACCACGGCGTGCCCGGGCCGTTCAAGAACGCCATCGACTTCCTCTTCGCCGAGTGGCACCACAAGGCCGTTGGCTTCGTGAGCTACGGCGTCAACGGCGGGGTCCGCGCCGTCGAGCAGCTGCGGCAGGTCGCCGCCGAGCTGCACCTCGCGGTGGTCCGGTCGCAGGTGGTCTTGAACACGTACACCGACTTCGACTACCGCGGCGTCGACCTCGGCGACCCGACCGCCACCGGCGTATTCGCCCCGGATGCCCGCCACGCGGACGACCTGGCGCGGGTGGTGGACGAGGTCGCGACGTGGTCGCGCGCGCTGCGCCCCATCCGGACGCCCGCGCTCACCGCGTGA
- a CDS encoding TetR/AcrR family transcriptional regulator → MTAHPATHEPPAGARPEKRRAILAGARDVFARDGFSRASIDAIASAAGVSTRTIYKHFGDKTALFEAVVIESSRTVAEAEIAALDAHLGAVSSADDVEGALRTFALAWLGATGRPADDHELVTHRALIAQLRTDAAQLPAELRRAWWADGPGRVRGALAAVFERWSSRGWIEVEDAPLAAAQFSALVAAVPDPLETDVSDATRAKRIAAGVATFVHGVSNRSSSGRRPG, encoded by the coding sequence GTGACCGCACATCCCGCGACGCACGAACCCCCCGCCGGTGCCCGCCCGGAGAAACGGCGGGCGATCCTCGCCGGCGCGCGCGACGTGTTCGCGCGCGACGGCTTCTCGCGCGCGAGCATCGACGCGATCGCCTCGGCCGCCGGGGTGTCGACCCGCACCATCTATAAGCACTTCGGCGACAAGACCGCACTGTTCGAGGCCGTCGTGATCGAGTCGTCGCGAACGGTCGCCGAGGCCGAGATCGCGGCGCTCGACGCCCACCTCGGGGCGGTGTCGAGCGCCGACGACGTCGAGGGGGCGCTCCGGACGTTCGCACTCGCGTGGCTCGGCGCGACGGGACGCCCGGCAGACGACCACGAGCTCGTCACGCACCGCGCACTGATCGCGCAGCTGCGCACGGACGCCGCGCAGCTGCCGGCCGAACTCCGCCGGGCCTGGTGGGCGGACGGCCCCGGACGCGTCCGGGGCGCCCTCGCCGCCGTGTTCGAGCGGTGGTCGTCGCGAGGATGGATCGAGGTCGAGGATGCCCCGCTGGCCGCGGCCCAGTTCTCGGCGTTGGTCGCGGCCGTCCCCGACCCGCTCGAGACCGACGTGTCGGATGCGACGCGCGCGAAGCGGATCGCCGCAGGCGTCGCGACGTTCGTTCACGGGGTGTCGAACCGCAGCTCGAGCGGGCGCCGGCCCGGCTGA
- a CDS encoding glycoside hydrolase family 13 protein, protein MLTPHHDGSPLHVSTATPELGEVVRVRLRVPHAFGPLAWAGTRSNPNHEPRFSEARRVESPAGRSIGGWDWWEAEVEVENPEHGYRWLLVGEDGRQRWLNQLGLSAIETRDQDDFRLVAHPPAPEWAAESVLYQVFPDRFARSDAADSRELPAWAIPAEWSDPVDPEPPGRSQQVYGGDLDGVRERLDHLEALGVNLLYLTPVFPGRSNHRYDATTFDRVDDLLGGDEALVRLVEAAHARGIRVIGDLTSNHSGDAHEWSQAAKADLSAPEREFYYLRDDGSYESWLGVPSLPKFDWSSAELRRRFIEGPDSVVARYLKAPFGLDGWRIDVANMTGRLGSVDLNAEVRRTIRRTMLEVNPDTVLLGESTNDAASDFQGDAWHGAMTYTPFTRPLWGWLQQPGSPAGGGIGFALGRVPTLTGPEFVETHRRFAAGFPWRTRLATMNALDTHDTPRFATHARPGTPPVAFGLAVALPGLPVVWAGDEFGLTGVDGEASRTPMPWGSEGGPAVAPMLEAYRALIGLRRSNHVLATGGLRWLAVGDDAVAFVRESADASVLVLAARDAARLELDEAALPQLQHASPEALAERLVAFGSVRVESSGDTMILASDGPAFAAWRLPGVPGPEW, encoded by the coding sequence ATGCTGACCCCGCACCACGACGGATCTCCGCTGCACGTCTCCACGGCGACGCCCGAGCTCGGCGAGGTCGTGCGCGTGCGGCTGCGGGTGCCGCACGCGTTCGGCCCGCTCGCGTGGGCGGGCACGCGATCGAACCCGAACCACGAGCCGCGGTTCAGCGAGGCGCGCCGCGTGGAGTCTCCGGCCGGCCGCTCGATCGGCGGCTGGGACTGGTGGGAGGCCGAGGTCGAGGTCGAGAACCCCGAGCACGGCTACCGGTGGCTGCTCGTGGGGGAGGACGGCCGGCAGCGGTGGCTGAACCAGCTCGGCCTCTCGGCGATCGAGACGCGCGATCAGGACGACTTCCGGCTGGTCGCCCACCCTCCGGCGCCCGAGTGGGCGGCGGAATCGGTGCTGTACCAGGTGTTCCCCGACCGGTTCGCGCGATCGGATGCCGCGGACTCGCGCGAGCTGCCCGCCTGGGCGATCCCCGCCGAGTGGTCCGACCCGGTCGACCCCGAACCGCCGGGCCGCTCGCAGCAGGTGTACGGCGGCGACCTCGACGGCGTGCGGGAGCGGCTCGACCACCTCGAGGCGCTCGGCGTGAACCTGCTCTACCTCACGCCCGTGTTCCCCGGACGTTCGAACCACCGCTACGACGCCACGACGTTCGACCGCGTCGACGATCTGCTCGGCGGCGACGAGGCGCTCGTCCGGCTCGTCGAGGCTGCGCACGCGCGAGGCATCCGCGTCATCGGCGACCTCACCTCGAACCATTCGGGCGACGCGCACGAGTGGTCCCAGGCGGCGAAGGCCGACCTGTCGGCGCCCGAGCGCGAGTTCTACTACCTGCGCGACGACGGCTCGTACGAGTCCTGGCTCGGTGTGCCGAGCCTGCCGAAATTCGACTGGTCGTCGGCCGAGCTGCGGCGCCGCTTCATCGAGGGCCCCGACTCGGTGGTGGCCCGGTACCTGAAGGCGCCGTTCGGGCTCGACGGCTGGCGTATCGACGTGGCGAACATGACCGGGCGGCTCGGCTCGGTCGACCTGAACGCCGAGGTGCGCCGGACCATCCGGCGCACCATGCTCGAGGTGAACCCCGACACCGTCCTGCTCGGGGAGTCCACCAACGATGCGGCGTCCGATTTCCAGGGCGATGCGTGGCACGGCGCGATGACCTACACGCCCTTCACCCGGCCGCTCTGGGGCTGGCTGCAGCAGCCGGGGAGTCCTGCGGGCGGCGGCATCGGCTTCGCGCTCGGCCGCGTACCGACCCTCACGGGACCCGAGTTCGTCGAGACGCACCGCCGCTTCGCGGCCGGGTTCCCGTGGCGCACGCGCCTCGCGACGATGAACGCGCTCGACACGCATGACACGCCGCGGTTCGCCACGCACGCCCGGCCCGGAACGCCGCCGGTCGCGTTCGGCCTCGCGGTCGCCCTGCCGGGCCTGCCGGTGGTATGGGCGGGCGACGAGTTCGGGCTCACGGGCGTCGATGGCGAGGCGAGTCGCACGCCGATGCCGTGGGGGAGCGAAGGCGGCCCCGCCGTCGCACCGATGCTCGAGGCGTACCGCGCGCTGATCGGCCTGCGCCGGTCGAACCACGTGCTGGCGACGGGCGGCCTCCGCTGGCTTGCCGTCGGCGACGACGCGGTCGCCTTCGTGCGCGAGTCGGCGGATGCCTCGGTGCTGGTGCTCGCCGCACGCGACGCCGCCCGGCTCGAGCTCGACGAGGCGGCGCTGCCGCAGCTGCAGCACGCCTCGCCCGAGGCGCTCGCGGAGCGGCTCGTGGCGTTCGGATCGGTGCGGGTCGAGTCGTCCGGCGACACCATGATCCTCGCCTCCGACGGGCCTGCCTTCGCGGCCTGGCGGCTGCCCGGAGTGCCCGGCCCGGAGTGGTGA